The Nicotiana sylvestris chromosome 6, ASM39365v2, whole genome shotgun sequence genomic sequence cccggtgtcacaagtacatgagcatctactaagaagGAAATATAATGCAACAAtcgtccggaatacaatattggacaggaaATAAAAATAGATAACTGAAAGAGActttgctggctgcgggtcgcctcgagaagtgcagctcacctaagtctccgtatcaaccatgctacTATGCCCTGTAGGCCACTAGAGATATatatgcctgtgcaacaaaatgcacagaagtgtagtataagtacgaaAATAGCGTGTactcaatgagtatcccgtctaatctcgaagaagtagagacgagaggtcgactttgacacttactagtggtctgaTAACAATATAGTGAAAATGTGAGGAAATCATGGATTTTTATGAAACAATTATAAACTCGTAAAAccagatagcaggtaaacaacaTCTCAAATAAGTGTGGATTTCCAAAGTTTACTTTGCACTATGCTCATCAACTACATCTGGCCAGGGAAGGCAAATATTATCGCATAACATTCTcaagcaagcaatacaagcatgtgcaTCTCATGCTGAGGTcatacagcccgatccaataatatttaaattgtgcactgccgagggtcgaacggcacaaaccatagatgcatctatttaatctaccgaggcgttcggcctgttccaaataacatacccatggcggcatgCCATCCGTTCcacacagacagtcaatcaagaagtcaatatggaacaattttccaaagaaaagccaattctcttttaacaatttaagaaaatgaagtttaaatatttttagaaattcatttactaattcgatgtgatttaagcaattcaagttgtccataagattacaaatagtccaagtatagcatgcttttgggtcttagactacccagacttaaacataatagttactacgcacggactctcgtcacctcgtgtgtacgtagcccccacaaatagaagcacataaccaattatatcacctatggggacaattccctcttacaaggttagaaaggagactcacctcgctccgaagatccataaccggcattccacgcccttccgaagacttaAATTGTTGCAccacgctccaaaactagccaatgattatacaaatccattaatatatgctcaattactcattacaatccaatttataactaTTCTTAACCCCGATAGAAAAGTTGAAAAAAACGCCCtcaggcccacatgcccggaatctgaaatttctcgaagataaagtttaaccATGAattcacgaactcaaatatatgattttctcttaattccatacccaaattcgtggtcaaatttcaagaatatcaattttctagattttccctcaaaccccaagttttctaCAAATTTCTATGCCcaaatccgtatataatcatgtatttaactcaagataggtggggaatAGCTTAGcttatcattgatgatgaaaatcctctcttgaaaccctccaagaatcgcccaagccaagaaaatatgagaggaAATGGCCAAAACCCGCCTTTAAAACAACCCACTGCCTCCAGCACtttccgcacttgcggtcccttgatcgcttctgcggttccgcaggtgcggttcaaATACCGCTTCTATAGTCCTCACTAGGCTGCCCTTTTCTGCTTCTGCGTCTCCtccaccgcaggtgcggtcccgcatctgcggcaaaatgaccgcatctgcggtcccttcACTTCCAGTCCAAAACTGCATCTACGGCTCTTCTGAccgcttctgcagctccgcacctgcggcccaattctcgctggtgcggttatgacagcaaccagcaagttcagccttccaaaaattccattttcgatccgttaaccacccggaatccacccgaggccctcgagaccccaaccaatcataccaaccagtcccaaaacacattacggacttgcttgaggcctcaaatcatatcaaacaatgctaaaatcatgaatcgacctccaatccaagctttatgaactttagaatttcaaacttcaactttcgatgtttaaacctatcaaatcacgtccgattgaccccaaattttgcatacaagtcatatttgatactacggacctactccaacttccggaatcggaatccgaccccgatatcaaaaagtccacttccggtcaaacttctcaaaaaccttcaaatttccgtctttagccaaatgacttcaaaatgtcctacggacctccgaattcacttccgatcgcgctcccaactccagaatcaccatacagagctattcccagactcggaatcctaaacggacatcgataacactgaaatacgcttcaacccaaacttatgaaatttcttccaaaatgctaacttccacaataggcaccaaaacgttcccgggttatccaaaacccgacccggacatacgcccaattccgaaatcatcatacgaacctactggaaccttcgaatcctgattccgaggtcgtttactcacaaatctgatcttagctaattctttcaaatTAAGGattctaaaatgagaattttctttccaaatcaactctgaacatCCCGAAGTCCAATTCCGACGatgtgtacaagtcataatacctgaagtgaggctgttcatggcctcaaactaccgaAGAACGGgccaaagctcaaaacgaccggtcgggtcgttacattaaaggtatagcaatatattaacttaaaaaacatcttctcctctgcacaagttagctctaaaacagacgaagtggaataacaaactcccatcaaaacttttaacacaaaaacacaaagctcaaattttatgttattgtagttatatttaactgggtgaaaataatgtgtgaaaagttgtagaaaattatagataagttgtattcctctataacgggagatgttggcatatcaagtaactttggTGTTACAgacgaacatgcatgaaaataaagataaattctgttatgaacagtttgtaaaattttgtagataatttgtagaaacattgaaattatgtattttcatattaatttttcaaatgatatgtagttttgttgtagattaaatgtAGAAAACAAGCCATTGTGAGTCTTAGTTGACTCATTACTCACATTCAACAtattctacaaattcacgcctctttaaatacaatacaaccatattttcttgaatttaaaggtattACAATATATATACcttaaaaaacatcttctcctctgcacaagttagctccaaaacagacaaagtggaataacaagctcccatcaaaacttttgacacaaaaacacaaaagctcaaaaataaataaacaacgtttacaatttatctacaattgctgcaatataatgtatgtcatgtcttcttcttcgagtttaaatctgaaattcagccaaaaacCAAGTTtattcttcaccaaaacccctcaaaattgagatataaactccaaaccatattcccaattatttacaacaacactcattccaaacaaataataattcttgaaaacccaaatttgaattcaaagcttcaaagctttttaatggttgtcaatgatggaattgctgctctcttttcctttcctcttatattacaGAAGGAACCCGAAATCATAACCATCAAATCGACCAGGTTTGTGCTCATCTTCCCCGGGCACAAAAACATGGAACAAGATTGCAGAGGTGCCGACAGTGCCTTGGCTATGGAAGAAATAGTGGGATTTTGATGCAGAAATCATGGGTGTGGGAGGGAAACGTGGGTGAAGGTGTGGGAATTGGAGAAAGAAACGTGGGGGAGTGGTATTAGAAGGAATATACGGTACCATTAAATTAGGAGTGTAATTAATACCCTTAAAAACCACTAATGGTATAtaaatggtaattaggtatactaaatgtaattatatcaaaccttaaacattgagggtaatatagtttcctatatggcataggaatgtaaaaattaaaaGCTAAAGAATAGTATAGCAAAAATTTAGAGTAAGTCAAGTTTGAACTTTTCTACAAGTCTCAATAGCAACGGTAGTCGATACTATTCTCTGAGGGTCCAATATATCAGCTTCAAAAACAGACGTttaagatttaaaaaaaaaaaaagaatatatatatcaaattACAGAATGAGAGGGATGTTAGAATAGAACCAACAACGCCCTTTCAAGTTTGAAACAGAAAAATGAGCAAGAATCATCAACTAGTTGGTTTGAACGCGCTGTTTTGCTGATATGTAGATGACTTATTGGGATAATCTCTTATATTGTAACACTTCAGGAAAAATGTAATGTTGCTGTCGTCACACCAGAAATTGCTAAGCATCTTTAAGGAATGGTACAGTCTCCTTTTGATACTTTTTGATAGCTTCAATTACCTTTATTGGAAATGATTCATCTTCAGGATAATAAGCAATAGGATCAGATAATAGAGGTTCTGAAACGTTCAGCACACCTTCAAGAGTCGCATGCAGACAATAGGCTGCATATGTAACATGGTATCCACCTTCTTGGACGATCAAGAGCCGCCCATTGCTATACTTATCAGCCATGCCACGAATTGTCCGCCCAATATCTCTGCAACCCTCCATCGtcaagcattgccttccatttgggTCAAACTGAAAATTCAAGCCGAGTTGAAGAAGTTTCTTGAGTTAGCATAATATGATAGCTCTATGATAGCAGATTTATTACCATGATGTAAAGAGAATGTGATTATTTGCATCTCTGAGAAGTGCATAGAGCTTTTAGAACTAACATTCCTATCTCGAGTTTGAAATACTGTAGTAATTTACTTCTTGAAGAACAGTATGGGAAAACTCTTACCTATCAAGATATCCAACTTTCTTATAAAAACTAAAAAAGCATAAAATATGCTCAACTTCCCTGTAGTTTGTCATAAAATGCAAAGACCATCCCTCCTGCTCCCCCGTGTTGTTCAACGATTATTATCTTCTTATTGTTAACTCACATCCTTAGTGACATTGCCTTTTAGATGATGTCACAAAGTTCTGGTAATGTGAAAACAAAAACTGAAAGCAAATCGAAGGCTTAGTAACAACTTTAAAAAGGTCAAGTAAAAACCATCTTTTTGttttataacaaaaaaaataaaaaaaaaatcagtgtaatcccataaatggggtctggggaggctagtgtgtacgcagaccttacccctaccttataaagatagagaggctatatatatatatatatatcaaaatatatattcttttttaatattttcctTCAACATATGATGGTACTTGTAAGATGAAGTCTCTTATCAATGTCATTAATGTACAAAATAGTTAAGAGAGGTCAGAAGAATATTGAAACTTAGAGGCAAGGTCCTTGTGATTATTACAAACTGGATATCTTTTCCAATGATGTATGCTGTCCACCTCAGTGTGCTAACATAGCCAGACTAGTTCCATATTATGAACAATAAGCATAATCTGCATACTTAAATATTTTGAACATGCATTAGAAGGTAAGAAGAAACAACAGATGGATTTGGAAGGCAATGACCACATACCATAAAACAGATTTTGATCAAAACTATAGTCCATATTAAATTAGAcaaaagaaaccttcagaaacattttagaaagaaaaaaaaaacaagagagaaTAACCTTTGGGGAAACAAGgggtccttttttttttttttttttttttgaaaaaacattGGGTTTTTATGAACAGTCGATTGACAATTCTGCAAAGAAACAACCTTTGATATATGGAATTTAATCTGCAAACCTTATAGCATAAATATTATTTGAAGCATACGTGTGTGCTAACACCAATCACAAATCTACAACTATCTTTCATGTCTGAATATGccttcttttcacatttttaagatGATATTGCATTGATTAATGAATTTTACTTCAACATACCTTTCAAATTCCATCACAAAATACAAAACATTGAACTGCAATAAGATAGTGCACTTACAGCACTTGAGTCCTGCCCAACAACCAAAACCATCATATCAGGCTCAAATTTCTCTATAGCAGGAACAACTAAATGTTGCACGGCATAACCATACCCTTCGTCCCCAGTTCCATTTGGCAATGGTATATTCAGGTTATACCCAAAACCTACACCTTCACCAAGCTCATCAATAGTTCCACTCTGTGGATGAGAGGGGCCCCAAGAACCATGATTCATATGAAGGGAGATCGTAAGAACTTTATCAGAACGATAAAATCCATCTGCTGTTCCATTCCCGTAATGAACATCAATGTCAAGGACAGCAACTTTTCTACAACCACTATCTAGAGCCAGTTGTACAGCTAGACCGGCATTGTTAAGGAAGCAATAACCATCAGCTTGAGTAGGCTGTGCATGATGACCAGGTGGTCTGACCAATGCATATGCAAATTTCCCGTGTCCATCAATTATATGCTGCATAGCTGATAATGTAGTACCAGCAGCAAGAAGTGTTGCATCCCATGACCCAGGATTTAAGAATGTCCCTCCACATATTTCTTTCCCTCCGTTTCTATCAGCTTCAATTAGTTCATTTACATATTCTGacaaattaaaaatgaaaaagctTAGTGGTTTACATTTTGGATTGAGAATAGATTCCAGAATAGCGTTTGGATTTACTAAAAGCCAACTCATGATAGAATATACCTAAAGTTGTGTATCTTCTCATGGTCTGTATTTACTCGAGTGATTATCCTGGTTTTTTTTATGAAGGTTTGCGTGCTTGACTAACCATACTGATTCAATATGCTAGAGTGTCTTACATTATCCATAATTACTACTGATTTATTGGTTAGGATGTAAATAATGCTAAATAATTTAACTTCGATATGCACTACCTTTCTGCATTAATTCCAGTTCTTTCTATTCCTTTAAACCAATTAACCCCTTCGTTTCTTCCAATTCTTTCAAACCAATCAACCCCTTAAGTTGGTTATAATGTGCTATCCTTACTACCTTTTCCATAATTGCATTCTGTTTAACCGTATTGATTGTGCTACTCATGCTTTAGCAGCTCAGAATAAATCCATATGCCTTCAATTTGATATTTAATTCAATTTTCAAAATGTGGTAACAAGCACTAGAAGATAATCTGGACGTGAAACTATATTACTAGCTTCATTTTTCGTGGTAATTACCTTAATGATCTTTGA encodes the following:
- the LOC104249644 gene encoding histone deacetylase 8 isoform X1; protein product: MASGEAFPSSSLQADNLIHVFWDEGMLKHDTGTGVFDTGMDPGFLDVLEKHPENADRVKNILSILKRGPISPFISWHHGRLALISELLSFHTQEYVNELIEADRNGGKEICGGTFLNPGSWDATLLAAGTTLSAMQHIIDGHGKFAYALVRPPGHHAQPTQADGYCFLNNAGLAVQLALDSGCRKVAVLDIDVHYGNGTADGFYRSDKVLTISLHMNHGSWGPSHPQSGTIDELGEGVGFGYNLNIPLPNGTGDEGYGYAVQHLVVPAIEKFEPDMMVLVVGQDSSAFDPNGRQCLTMEGCRDIGRTIRGMADKYSNGRLLIVQEGGYHVTYAAYCLHATLEGVLNVSEPLLSDPIAYYPEDESFPIKVIEAIKKYQKETVPFLKDA
- the LOC104249644 gene encoding histone deacetylase 8 isoform X2, which produces MASGEAFPSSSLQADNLIHVFWDEGMLKHDTGTGVFDTGMDPGFLDVLEKHPENADRVKNILSILKRGPISPFISWHHGRLALISELLSFHTQEYVNELIEADRNGGKEICGGTFLNPGSWDATLLAAGTTLSAMQHIIDGHGKFAYALVRPPGHHAQPTQADGYCFLNNAGLAVQLALDSGCRKVAVLDIDVHYGNGTADGFYRSDKVLTISLHMNHGSWGPSHPQSGTIDELGEGVGFGYNLNIPLPNGTGDEGYGYAVQHLVVPAIEKFEPDMMVLVVGQDSSAFDPNGRQCLTMEGCRDIGRTIRGMADKYSNGRLLIVQEGGYHVTYAAYCLHATLEGN